One genomic region from Negativicoccus succinicivorans encodes:
- a CDS encoding 3'-5' exonuclease gives MNCIIFDLEWNEIVPYQLAMQNEIGFPLSGEIIEIGAVRMTGDGDLSDRFDRLVKPSFLRRMHPHVKRLTGITWEMLQEEDDFKTVMTEFNRWCGDDALLLSWGTSDRQVLAENLRLHHLPRTWLRPWYDAQKIFGRYCLDTYEQYGLARAAEYMGVAMADDAHRAVNDAAYTAQICERLPLRRAIREYDFHRNLGPLEFRPTVEFQYFDGYRDSQSAWADPAIWEIYLPDQDAPLALTEPERLRRHTLLALAMDHLGKRYLVRWKTYQYKKGRGTVHGVARETYRAVPLLIAWYRDVAERNTRRRRLHEAKGNPAFR, from the coding sequence ATGAACTGCATTATCTTCGACTTGGAATGGAACGAAATCGTACCGTACCAGCTGGCGATGCAAAACGAGATCGGGTTTCCGCTTTCCGGCGAAATCATCGAGATCGGCGCGGTTCGCATGACGGGCGACGGCGACTTGAGTGATCGCTTCGATCGCTTGGTGAAGCCGAGTTTTCTGCGCCGTATGCATCCGCACGTCAAGCGATTGACGGGGATTACCTGGGAGATGCTGCAGGAGGAAGACGATTTCAAAACCGTCATGACGGAATTTAACCGCTGGTGCGGCGACGACGCGTTGCTGCTTTCGTGGGGAACTTCCGATCGGCAGGTGCTGGCGGAAAACCTGCGCCTGCATCATTTGCCGCGGACTTGGCTCCGACCTTGGTACGATGCGCAAAAAATTTTCGGCCGCTATTGTTTGGACACTTACGAGCAGTACGGCTTGGCGCGCGCGGCCGAGTACATGGGCGTGGCGATGGCGGACGACGCGCATCGCGCGGTCAATGACGCGGCGTATACGGCGCAAATTTGCGAACGCCTGCCCTTGCGGCGCGCCATTCGTGAATACGATTTTCATCGTAACTTGGGGCCGCTTGAATTTCGTCCGACCGTCGAATTTCAATATTTTGACGGTTACCGTGACAGTCAATCCGCTTGGGCGGATCCGGCTATTTGGGAAATTTACCTACCCGATCAGGACGCGCCGTTGGCCTTGACCGAGCCGGAGCGGTTGCGGCGGCACACATTACTGGCGCTCGCGATGGATCACTTGGGAAAGCGCTACCTCGTTCGCTGGAAAACGTACCAATATAAAAAAGGCCGCGGCACCGTGCATGGCGTCGCGCGCGAAACGTATCGGGCGGTACCGTTGCTGATCGCCTGGTATCGGGATGTCGCCGAGCGCAATACAAGGCGCCGTCGACTGCACGAGGCGAAAGGCAACCCCGCGTTCCGTTGA
- the dcd gene encoding dCTP deaminase codes for MILSGKEIERRLGENIFIDPFDPRKLNPNSYNLSLANELLVYDEPKLDMKKKNTAHRIVIPDDGLWLEPQRLYLGRTAEYTRTEGLVPMLEGRSSVGRLGLFIHVTAGFGDVGFAGYWTLEMFCVQPIKIYPNVELCQIYYHLIEGDYEPYKSGKYQHNEGIQPSLLYKDFERETDA; via the coding sequence GTGATCTTATCCGGAAAAGAAATTGAGCGGCGACTGGGCGAAAATATTTTTATCGATCCGTTCGATCCGCGAAAATTGAACCCGAACAGTTACAATTTGAGCTTGGCGAACGAATTGCTCGTTTATGATGAACCGAAGCTCGATATGAAAAAGAAAAATACCGCCCATCGCATTGTGATCCCCGACGATGGTTTGTGGTTGGAACCGCAGCGCCTTTACTTGGGACGCACGGCGGAATACACCCGCACGGAAGGGCTTGTGCCGATGCTCGAAGGACGTTCGTCGGTCGGCCGTCTGGGGCTTTTTATCCATGTGACCGCGGGCTTCGGCGATGTCGGTTTCGCGGGGTATTGGACGCTGGAAATGTTTTGCGTGCAGCCGATCAAAATTTACCCCAACGTGGAACTTTGCCAAATTTATTACCATTTGATCGAAGGCGACTACGAGCCGTACAAGAGCGGCAAATACCAGCATAATGAAGGCATTCAGCCGAGCCTTTTGTACAAGGACTTTGAACGCGAGACCGACGCATGA